ATCGCACCGGCCCCGCCGAGGTGGGTGAACCGGCTGTGGTCGATGCTCACCCCCCGTCCGCCGCGGACGGTGACCGCGGCGGACGGCTTGGTGTAGAAGCGGCCCGCGTGGTCGACGGGGCCGGTGGCTCCGGTCAGGGTGAGACCGGCCTGCATGCCCGCATAGCCCTCGTCGGTGCCGGGCTGTCGGTACGCCGCATACGCGAAGCCGATCCCGTCGACGGTGACGTCGTGGGCACCGTCGACGACGAGCAGCTGTTCGGTGTGCGGAGTGATGGCCTGCGCGCGGCGCATGTTCTCGCCCTTGCGCGGCAGGTAGGTGACGGTGCGGTCGGTCGAGTTCCAGACGAACTCGCCCGGCTGGTCAAGCAGTTCGGGGGCGTTCTCGAAGAAGGCGACGCCGCTGTAGCGGTTGGAGTCGACCGTGGTGGAGTCCCAGGCAGGTCCGGTGCGCTCGGTGCCACTCGCCGAATTGGTCCAGCAGGGCTGGGCGAAGGTCATGGTGTCGCCGCTGACGCCCGCGATCCGGCAGTGGTAGTTGCGCCAGCGGACCCGGATGACGGCCTCGGCGTCCGTGGGGCGCTGCCACCGGTCGATTCCGGTGGCGGTCGCACCCGTCATGCCGGCCTTGGTCGCGTCGCACGTGGCGGCCGCGCAGGCCTCGCCTCGGGCGCGGGTCGCGCGGTTGCCGTCGACGAAGAGCTGGCGCGGGGTGACACCGGCGGGGACATCGGCGCTCCAGGTGCCGTCGGTGTTCTGCCGCCAGCCCGTGATGTCCTGTCCGCCGGAGAGAACGGGCCGGGCGCCGGGGGCCGCGGCCCAGGAGACGCCGGAGTCCGCGGCGCCGAGCCTCAGGGGCTCGTCGAGCCGGTATGTACCGTTCTTGAGGAGCACACGGACCTCGCGTCCTGTCACGGTGCGGGCCAGGTCGCGGGCCCCTTCCGTGGTGCAGGGGTGAGCGACGGTGCAGGAGGTGCCGTGGCCGTCCGGGGCCGCGTACAGGGTGCGGGTACCGGGTGCGGCCTGGGCCGTCGGGGCGGCGAGGAGCGCGGCCAGGAACACCGCGGTGGCGGTGGCGGCGGTTCCTCGTACGACGTTCATCGGGCGGTTCACGCAGATGCCTTCCAGTCGGGGTGGCCGGGCATGGGCGGATTGACGGCTCCGAAGAGCCAGTCGCGCAGGAACGGGTCCACGGAACGGTCGCCGGTGACGTCGACGGTGTGCCGGATGAAGGCCTCACTGGTGTACGTGGAGTCCTTGAAGCGCTTCACCCACTCACGCATCACCTTGTCGAACGACGGCCGGCCGATCTGCAGGCTCAGGGCGTACAGGACGAGCGCGCCGCCGTCGTAGATGTTCGTGCCGCCGAGCGCCTTGGGCAGTCCGGGCGGGCCGTCGGTGGCGCGGACCGCGTCGAGCTTCTCGTACGTCGACTTCATCTTGTCGGCGAAGACGGACCAGCCGCGCTCCTCGCCGTACAGGCCCGCGTAGTACACCGCGGGGCCCTCGTTGAGCCAGGCCTGCTGCCAGTCGTTCGGGGTGACGGAGTCGCCGAACCACTGATGGACGAGCTCATGGACCATGGTCGTCTCGTAGCCGGGCTGACCGTTGGCGTTGAGCTTGAACCAGTTGG
This genomic interval from Streptomyces sp. NBC_00464 contains the following:
- a CDS encoding right-handed parallel beta-helix repeat-containing protein, with the protein product MNRPMNVVRGTAATATAVFLAALLAAPTAQAAPGTRTLYAAPDGHGTSCTVAHPCTTEGARDLARTVTGREVRVLLKNGTYRLDEPLRLGAADSGVSWAAAPGARPVLSGGQDITGWRQNTDGTWSADVPAGVTPRQLFVDGNRATRARGEACAAATCDATKAGMTGATATGIDRWQRPTDAEAVIRVRWRNYHCRIAGVSGDTMTFAQPCWTNSASGTERTGPAWDSTTVDSNRYSGVAFFENAPELLDQPGEFVWNSTDRTVTYLPRKGENMRRAQAITPHTEQLLVVDGAHDVTVDGIGFAYAAYRQPGTDEGYAGMQAGLTLTGATGPVDHAGRFYTKPSAAVTVRGGRGVSIDHSRFTHLGGAGAILEAGTKDSSVTRSTFTDLSSGAVYVGDTEPMPGAELTGERNTVAYNTISRTGVEYTDAVGIWAGYEAELTVDHNSLDHLPYSGISVGWGWNQTEAQKSVLRDNKVTNNRITDVMEVAQQQHDGGAIYTQGAQPGTVLSGNYINRSAYGNTERDGNGIYLDEQSSHITVEKNVITRIGYKWVSNWADYGIENIARGNWTDTAAPALAGRGSVMTDNLTGLDRLPAEALAVAARAGSRGGPVERLRTDLARTGTATQSSTEGTATAELALDADTNTDTRTLSEEGAWWQVDLGGVRHVRQVEVWNNSGSATADFDVVTDDGTVHVSGKALRPTLVNLDSRTRTVKIVATGTGRVALAQVLVHS